The Aphelocoma coerulescens isolate FSJ_1873_10779 chromosome 2, UR_Acoe_1.0, whole genome shotgun sequence genome contains a region encoding:
- the LOC138105311 gene encoding feather beta keratin-like produces the protein MACYNRCQPCGPTPLANSCNEPCALQCQDSHVVINPSPVLVTLPGPIMTSFPQNTAVGSTSSAAVGSELSAQGQPISGGFGFGLGYGLGGLGCYGRRGGYIC, from the coding sequence ATGGCCTGCTACAACCGCTGCCAGCCCTGTGGACCCACTccgctggccaacagctgcaacgagccctgtgccctgcaatgcCAGGACTCCCATGTTGTCATCAACCCTTCTCCTGTGCTGgtcaccctgccaggacccatcatgacctccttcccccagaacaCCGCCGTTGGATCCACCTCCTCGGCTGCTGTTGGCAGTGAACTCAgtgcccagggacagcccatcTCTGGTGGATTTGGCTTTGGCCTTGGCTATGGGCTGGGAGGCCTGGGCTGCTATGGCAGAAGGGGTGGCTACATCTGCTAA
- the LOC138106050 gene encoding feather beta keratin-like yields MPQGHWPRLSRPSTTSIKAGPAPLSLTHFSSHLLLLLLPTTGTLHTTPMACYNLCRPCGPTPLANSCNEPCALQCQDSSVLTNPSPVLITLPGPIMTSFPQNTAVGSTSSAAMGTELSVQGQPISGGFGGFGYGFGYGRGFGYGLGGLGCYGRRGGYIC; encoded by the exons ATGCCTCAAGGGCATTGGCCGAGGCTGTCCCGCCCCTCCACAACCAGCATAAAAGCCGGCCCAGCACCTCTCTCCCTCACACACTTCTCCTcacacctcctcctcctgctcctgccgaCAA CAGGGACCCTCCACACCACACCCATGGCCTGCTACAATCTCTGCCGACCCTGCGGACCCACCccgctggccaacagctgcaatgaaccctgtgccctgcaatgcCAGGACTCCAGCGTCCTCACCAACCCTTCCCCTGTGCTGAtcaccctgccaggacccatcatgacctccttcccccagaacaCTGCTGTCGGATCCACCTCCTCGGCTGCCATGGGCACTGAACTCAGTGTGCAGGGACAGCCCATCTCTGGTGGATTTGGTGGCTTTGGCTACGGCTTTGGCTATGGCCGTGGATTTGGCTATGGGCTGGGAGGCCTGGGCTGCTATGGCAGAAGGGGCGGCTACATCTGCTAA
- the LOC138105310 gene encoding feather beta keratin-like — translation MRLGRPRTAASKRPQGHGTKPPRPSTTSIKAGPALLSLKHFSSRLLLWLLLTTGNLHTTPMACYDLCRPCGPTPLANSCNEPCVRQCQDSSVIIQPSPVLVTLPGPIMTSFPQNTAVGSTSSAAVGSELSVQGQPISGGFGGFGFGLGYGYGLGGLGCYGRRGGYIC, via the exons ATGAG ACTCGGCAGGCCAAGAACTGCTGCCTCCAAAAGGCCCCAAGGCCATGGGACAAAGCCGCCCCGCCCCTCCACAACCAGCATAAAAGCCGGCCCAGCGCTTCTCTCCCTCAAACACTTCTCCTCACGCCTTCTCCTCTGGCTCCTGCTGACAA CAGGGAACCTCCACACCACACCCATGGCCTGCTACGACCTCTGCCGCCCCTGCGGACCCACCccgctggccaacagctgcaacGAGCCCTGTGTCCGCCAGTGCCAGGACTCCAGCGTCATTATCCAGCCTTCCCCCGTGCTGgtcaccctgccaggacccatcatgacctccttcccccagaacaCCGCCGTCGGATCCACCTCCTCGGCTGCTGTTGGCAGTGAACTCAGTGTGCAGGGACAGCCCATCTCTGGTGGATTTGGTGGCTTTGGCTTTGGCCTTGGCTATGGCTATGGGCTGGGAGGCCTGGGCTGTTATGGCAGAAGGGGCGGCTACATCTGCTAA
- the LOC138106051 gene encoding feather beta keratin-like, with protein sequence MPQGHRPRLSRPSTTSIKAGPAPLSLTHFSSHLLLLLLPTTGTLHTTPMACYNLCRPCGPTPLANSCNEPCALQCQDSSVLTNPSPVLITLPGPIMTSFPQNTAVGSTSSAAVGTELSVQGQPISGGFGGFGYGFGYGRGFGYGLGGLGCYGRRGGYIC encoded by the exons ATGCCTCAAGGGCATCGGCCGAGGCTGTCCCGCCCCTCCACAACCAGCATAAAAGCCGGCCCAGCACCTCTCTCCCTCACACACTTCTCCTcacacctcctcctcctgctcctgccgaCAA CAGGGACCCTCCACACCACACCCATGGCCTGCTACAATCTCTGCCGACCCTGCGGACCCACCccgctggccaacagctgcaatgaaccctgtgccctgcaatgcCAGGACTCCAGCGTCCTCACCAACCCTTCCCCTGTGCTGAtcaccctgccaggacccatcatgacctccttcccccagaacaCTGCTGTCGGATCCACCTCCTCGGCTGCCGTGGGCACTGAACTCAGTGTGCAGGGACAGCCCATCTCTGGTGGATTTGGTGGCTTTGGCTACGGCTTTGGCTATGGCCGTGGATTTGGCTATGGGCTGGGAGGCCTGGGCTGCTATGGCAGAAGGGGCGGCTACATCTGCTAA